A genomic stretch from Carcharodon carcharias isolate sCarCar2 chromosome 27 unlocalized genomic scaffold, sCarCar2.pri SUPER_27_unloc_1, whole genome shotgun sequence includes:
- the LOC121273616 gene encoding zinc finger protein 239-like, whose translation MANCTMEKPWKCGDCRTGFKSPSELEIHRRGHTREKPFTCSVCGKGFTHSSSLLTHQRVHTGERPFTCSLCGKGFSSSSHMMTHQRVHTGEKPFTCFECGKGFSDSSNLLMHQRVHTRERRFTCPDCGKGFTQLSHLQSHQRVHSGEKPFTCSQCGKGFSNSSNLLRHQRVHTGERPFICSECGKGFSNSTQLQTRQRVHTRERPFICSECGKGFSNSSDLQKHKRVHSGERPFICSVCRKGFIVSSALLAHQRIHTGERPFTCFECGKGFSNSSTLLTHQRVHTGERQFICSECGKGFTDSSTLLRHQRVHTWKRPAPALSEGRDSLSHPTS comes from the coding sequence ATGGCCAactgcaccatggagaaaccttggaaatgtggggactgtagGACGGGATTCAAATCCCCATCTGAGCTGGAGATTCATCGACGTGGTCACACcagggagaagccgttcacctgctccgtgtgtgggaaaggattcactcattcatcctcgctgctgacacaccagcgagttcacacgggggagaggccgttcacctgctctctgtgtgggaagggattcagtagtTCATCCCACATGATGACACACCAGCGTGTTCACACGGGGGAGAAGCCGTTTACCTGcttcgagtgtgggaagggattcagtgattcatccaacctgctgatgcaccagcgagttcacaccagagAAAGGCGTTTCACCTGCCCTGAttgtgggaagggtttcactcagttatcccacctgcagtcacatcagcgagttcattctggagagaagccattcacctgctctcagtgtgggaagggattcagtaattcatccaacctgctgagacatcagcgagttcacactggggaaaggccgttcatctgctctgagtgtgggaaaggattcagtaATTCAACCCAGCTGCAGACACGCCAGCGAGTTCATaccagggagaggccgttcatctgctccgagtgtgggaagggattcagtaattCATCTGACCTGCAGAAACACAAGCGAGTTCACAGTGGGGaaaggccattcatctgctctgtgtgTAGGAAGGGATTCATTGTTTCATCCGCCTTGCTGGCCCATCAGCGAATTCACACCGGCGAGAGGCCTTTTACCTGctttgagtgtgggaagggattcagtaattcatccaccctgctgacacaccagcgagttcacaccggggagagacagttcatctgttctgagtgtgggaagggattcactgattcatccaccctgctgaggcaccagcgagttcacacctgGAAGAGGCCGGCACCTGCTCTGAGtgagggaagggattcactctctcatcccaccagt